In a genomic window of Roseicitreum antarcticum:
- a CDS encoding dihydroxyacetone kinase subunit DhaK, with protein sequence MKKILNDPFAYADETLQGLVRAYPQYYRLVEGTTRVIARAETPKNGKVGIVSGGGSGHLPIFTGYVGPGFLDAVASGDVFASPSADEMATAIRAADTGAGVLRLYGNYGGDVMNFDMAGDLAEMDGITCATVLLADDVASASLAEREKRRGVAGMVLAFKIAGAAAEAGLDLAGVTEVAQRAADGCRTMGVALSSCTVPQAGKPTFSLGEDEMEVGMGIHGEPGVMRGKLQTANQIADAMLDPILADLNLPRGAQVAVLVNSLGATPVEELFILYNRIADRLEAEGITPTRRIVGRYATSMEMAGVSLTLLPLDDTLDGFLAAPAECAFWKV encoded by the coding sequence ATGAAAAAGATCCTGAACGATCCCTTCGCCTATGCGGACGAGACTTTGCAAGGATTGGTTCGCGCCTATCCCCAGTACTACCGACTGGTCGAGGGCACAACGCGCGTCATCGCGCGCGCCGAAACCCCAAAAAATGGCAAAGTGGGTATCGTTTCAGGGGGCGGGTCGGGCCACCTGCCCATCTTCACTGGCTATGTCGGTCCCGGTTTTCTGGACGCGGTGGCCAGTGGGGATGTGTTTGCATCGCCCTCGGCGGATGAGATGGCCACTGCAATAAGGGCGGCGGATACGGGCGCGGGCGTGTTGCGCCTCTATGGCAATTATGGCGGCGACGTAATGAATTTCGACATGGCCGGTGATCTTGCCGAAATGGACGGGATCACCTGCGCCACAGTGCTGCTGGCCGATGACGTTGCCAGCGCATCCTTGGCCGAGCGTGAGAAACGGCGCGGCGTCGCAGGCATGGTCCTTGCCTTCAAAATCGCAGGTGCCGCCGCCGAAGCGGGGCTGGACCTGGCAGGCGTGACCGAGGTCGCGCAGCGCGCAGCGGACGGATGCCGCACGATGGGCGTGGCGCTGTCCTCCTGCACCGTGCCGCAGGCGGGCAAGCCCACCTTCTCGCTGGGCGAGGATGAAATGGAAGTCGGCATGGGCATCCACGGCGAGCCCGGCGTGATGCGGGGCAAATTGCAAACTGCCAATCAAATTGCCGATGCGATGCTGGACCCGATCCTAGCAGACCTGAACCTCCCGCGCGGGGCACAAGTCGCGGTGCTGGTGAACAGTCTTGGGGCCACCCCAGTGGAAGAATTATTCATTCTGTATAACCGCATCGCAGATCGCCTTGAAGCGGAGGGTATCACGCCCACTCGCCGGATCGTCGGGCGCTACGCGACTTCGATGGAAATGGCGGGTGTTTCGCTCACGCTGCTGCCTTTGGACGACACGCTGGACGGATTTCTAGCCGCCCCGGCGGAGTGCGCGTTCTGGAAGGTGTGA